From a region of the Carassius auratus strain Wakin chromosome 31, ASM336829v1, whole genome shotgun sequence genome:
- the LOC113050735 gene encoding nodal modulator 1-like gives MGGIKELAILILSFLNVIFVNGTDDILVGCGGFVKSDVEINYSVIEIKLYTKQGSLKYQTDCAPINGYFMIPLYDKGDFVIKIEPPSGWSFEPTTVDLHVDGITDICTKEQDINFVFTGFSVLGTVLSKGHLLGPAGVEVSLRKAGEDDVLQSVLTQTGGQYTFLKLLPGSYDITASHASWTMEQSSTTVVVSNENAPAAAPLVVKGYDVSGEVQSDSEPMKGVSFLLYSASVTQEDISGCNVAPVDGASVGDPSLVYLCSSQSLEDGTFSFPCLRSGEYTVVPFYRGERITFDVAPSRLDFKVEHSSLTLEPIFRVMGFSVMGRVLNSPNGEGVADAVVTLNNQIKVETKEDGSFRLENMTTGTYTINTRKELMFFEPITVKIAPSTPQLPDIITAGFSVCGHISVTHLPETVKQLGHYKVVLSTRGQDQGFFRTVESDHHGAFCFQVKPGDYSVQVTLPESDVKAGLTLQPYSLDISLVDRPITDLLFTQFIASVSGSVSCLVACGDLTVTLQPVSRQGERQNLQLSGSSETLSFTFNNVLPGKYKVSITQEEWCWKQKSVEIDVLDSYVEGVEFRQTGYLLRCSLSHAITLEFFQDGSSPENVGIYNLSKGVNRFCLSKPGLYKVTPRSCHQFEQDYYTYNTSAPSILTLTAVRHHMTGLITTDKMLDVTVTIKSSIESEPALVLGPLRSNEEQRWEQQLLEIAARKKEREERGDENSPPVEEKPDELHEPFHYEFSYWARPGEKITVTPSSKEFLFYPPEVEATITGENCPGQMVEIVGRAGLFLTGQVSPTLESVEISIKERGATTPLITVLTDETGTYSVGPLHSDSLYDISASKEGFVLTPVEENTGDFKAFALAGVTFEIKAEDGVPLSGVLLSLSGANFRSNMLTQDTGLLTFNNLSPGQYYFKPMMKEFRFEPSAQMITVEEGQVLHIPITGFKTAYSYYGTVQSIGGDAEQGVAVEAVGQGECSVYSEDTVTDEEGRFRLRGLRPGCNYNIQLRGEGNDHIERALPPHKTIKVGNTDIEGINIIAFRQINQFDLSGNVITSSEHLPTLWVKLCKSDNLDNPIQSVSLGQSMFFHFAPLPRDGESYVLILHTSLSQSQYDFKLPQVSFTSSGYHKHVTLTFNPNRKIPDQDVAQGSFIALPLTLLLLLAVYNHERVIPLLLQMVSQIQGVRGLTQTSGDGLPLDEAKRQSKRPKTRRT, from the exons ATGGGTGGAATTAAGGAGCTAGCGATTCTTATTCTATCTTTTTTGAATGTGATATTTGTGAATGGCACTGATGACATTTTGGTAGGCTGCGGGGGTTTTGTCAAGTCAGATGTGGAAATTAATTACTCTGTCATTGAG ATCAAGCTGTACACTAAGCAGGGCTCTCTGAAATATCAGACTGACTGTGCACCAATCAATGGTTATTTCATGATCCCTCTCTATGACAAG GGAGATTTTGTTATAAAGATAGAACCACCATCAGGATGGAGCTTTG AACCAACAACTGTGGACCTGCATGTGGATGGAATTACAGATATCTGCACTAAAGAACAAGACATCAACTTTGTTTTTACTGGGTTTTCAGTCCTGGGAACT GTCTTGAGTAAAGGGCATTTATTGGGGCCTGCAGGGGTTGAAGTAAGTTTGAGAAAAGCAGGAGAAGATGATGTCCTACAGAGTGTGCTCACACAAACTGGAGGCCA GTATACTTTCCTCAAATTGCTTCCAGGAAGTTATGACATCACCGCCTCCCATGCCTCATGGACCATGGAGCAG AGCTCAACCACTGTGGTTGTGTCAAATGAAAATGCCCCCGCTGCAGCTCCTCTTGTGGTAAAGGGTTATGATGTCTCTGGAGAGGTGCAGAGTGATAGTGAACCTATGAAAGGAGTCAGCTTCCTCCTTTACTCTGCCAGTGTAACACAGGAG GATATCAGTGGCTGCAATGTGGCTCCTGTGGATGGGGCTTCAGTCGGCGACCCCTCCCTTGTGTATTTGTGCAGTTCCCAGTCTCTTGAGGATGGCACTTTCTCATTCCCCTGCCTTCGCAGTGGTGAATACACTGTG GTCCCATTTTACAGAGGAGAGAGAATCACTTTTGACGTTGCTCCTTCTCGTCTGGATTTCAAAGTGGAACACAGCAGTTTAACATTGGAG cCAATATTCCGGGTCATGGGATTCTCAGTGATGGGCAGAGTTCTGAATAGCCCCAATGGAGAGGGTGTTGCAGATGCTGTAGTAACACTTAACAACCAAATTAAAG TGGAGACTAAAGAAGATGGTTCATTTCGTTTGGAGAATATGACCACAGGCACTTACACCATCAACACTCGCAAGGAGCTGATGTTCTTTGAGCCAATCACTGTGAAGATTGCTCCCAGCACCCCTCAGCTGCcagacatcattactgcagg gtttagCGTGTGTGGTCACATCTCAGTCACCCATCTTCCTGAGACGGTTAAACAGCTTGGGCACTACAAAGTTGTGCTCTCGACTCGGGGACAGGATCAGGGATTTTTCCGCACTGTCGAAAGTGACCATCATGGAGCGTTCTGCTTTCAAGTTAAACCAGGAGACTACAGTGTACAG GTGACCCTCCCTGAAAGTGATGTGAAGGCTGGGCTTACTCTTCAGCCATACTCTCTCGATATCTCACTTGTGGATCGTCCTATCACGGACCTTCTCTTCACTCAGTTCATAGCATCTGTTTCTGGCTCCGTGTCCTGTCTTG TGGCATGTGGAGATCTGACAGTCACTCTTCAGCCTGTAAGcagacagggagagagacagaACCTCCAGTTGTCTGGTAGCAGTGAAACTCTCAGCTTTACTTTCAATAATGTCTTACCCGGAAAGTACAAAG TGTCTATCACACAAGAAGAGTGGTGCTGGAAGCAAAAGTCAGTGGAGATCGATGTACTTGACTCATACGTGGAGGGAGTGGAGTTCAGACAAACCGGATATTTGCTGCGCTGCTCACTATCCCATGCCATTACTCTG GAATTTTTCCAAGATGGCAGCTCACCAGAGAACGTTGGCATTTACAATCTGTCCAAAGGAGTTAATCGCTTCTGTCTGTCCAAGCCAG gtCTTTATAAAGTGACTCCACGTTCCTGTCACCAGTTTGAACAAGATTACTACACCTACAACAC GTCTGCCCCAAGCATTTTAACCCTGACTGCTGTTAGACACCATATGACGGGACTCATTACCACTGATAAGATGCTGGATGTCACTGTCACCATCAA ATCTTCCATTGAGAGTGAGCCTGCTTTGGTTTTGGGGCCCCTGCGCTCAAATGAGGAGCAGCGATGGGAACAGCAGCTTCTGGAAATAGCTGCCCGTAAGAAGGAGAGGGAAGAAAGAGGAGACGAGAACAGCCCCCCTGTGGAAGAGAAACCAGATGAACTCCATGAGCCTTTCCACTATGAGTTCTCCTACTGGGCACG GCCTGGGGAGAAGATCACAGTCACACCTTCATCCAAAGAATTTCTGTTTTACCCTCCTGAAGTAGAGGCTACAATCACTGGAG AAAACTGCCCAGGTCAAATGGTGGAGATTGTGGGCCGGGCAGGGCTGTTCCTTACAGGGCAGGTTTCGCCTACCCTTGAGAGTGTGGAAATCTCCATTAAGGAGAGAGGAGCTACAACCCCTCTCATTACAGTTCTCACGGATGAAACCGGAACCTACAG tgttggaCCCCTACATAGTGACTCTCTGTATGACATCAGTGCCAGTAAAGAGGGCTTTGTCCTGACTCCAGTGGAGGAAAACACAGGAGACTTCAAGGCATTTGCCCTGGCAGGCGTCACTTTTGAG ATAAAGGCAGAGGATGGTGTTCCTCTCTCTGGGGTTCTGCTGTCTCTCAGTGGGGCAAACTTCCGCTCAAACATGTTAACTCAGGACACTGGTCTCCTAACCTTCAACAACCTG AGTCCTGGCCAGTACTATTTCAAGCCCATGATGAAGGAGTTCCGCTTTGAGCCCTCAGCACAAATGATCACAGTAGAAGAAGGACAGGTTCTCCATATTCCCATAACTGGCTTCAAAACAGCTTACAG CTATTATGGAACAGTGCAGTCAATAGGAGGCGATGCAGAGCAGGGTGTCGCTGTGGAGGCAGTGGGGCAGGGAGAGTGCAGTGTGTACAGTGAGGACACGGTTACTGACGAAGAGGGCCGCTTCAGACTCCGAGGCTTGAGG CCTGGGTGTAACTACAACATTCAGCTGAGAGGAGAGGGAAATGATCACATTGAGAGAGCATTACCACCACACAAAACCATCAAG GTGGGCAACACTGATATTGAAGGAATAAACATAATCGCCTTCAGACAGATCAATCAGTTTGATCTGAGTGGCAATGTCATCACTTCCTCTGAGCATCTTCCCACTCTCTGG GTGAAGCTCTGCAAGAGTGACAACCTTGACAATCCCATTCAGAGTGTGTCTCTTGGCCAGTCCATGTTCTTCCACTTTGCCCCTCTGCCACGGGATGGAGAG AGCTATGTGTTGATTCTGCACACATCACTTTCTCAATCCCAGTATGACTTCAAACTCCCACAAGTCTCGTTCACGTCTTCTGGTTACCACAAACATGTAACACTAACCTTTAACCCTAAT AGGAAAATACCAGATCAGGATGTTGCCCAGGGATCTTTCATCGCCCTTCCCCTGACATTACTGTTGTTGCTTGCTGTCTATAATCATGAGCGG GTGATCCCACTTCTTCTGCAGATGGTCAGTCAGATCCAGGGTGTTCGAGGACTCACTCAGACAAGTGGGGATGGACTGCCTTTGGACGAAGCCAAGCGTCAATCAAAAAGGCCAAAGACAAGACGTACATGA